A window of Argopecten irradians isolate NY chromosome 14, Ai_NY, whole genome shotgun sequence contains these coding sequences:
- the LOC138307117 gene encoding acetylcholine receptor subunit alpha-like: MSTRHELYPFDRHNCTIKLSSIDYTVDELSLTPTSSSTTLSLDDISQWEVIGFYKYNGTTLLSSVVVFGVNFQRKPEFIIVNLLPPIILLCFLNLAVFFLPPQSGERVSFSVTMFLSFSVYMTLITEKLPITNPVSIFTKYRMCNVGYSALILFTTVIGLRLHMSESNERIPVWLEKIICSRSNAKMNGYNIDPKSCNAPNVPNARSSCVDTVKKLQIEDGAVLVTLKDIGIMLDKVFFGFFLSVLVAANIVYTVYIASS, encoded by the coding sequence ATGTCAACCAGACATGAATTGTATCCCTTTGATCGTCATAACTGCACAATTAAGCTGTCCTCGATAGATTATACAGTCGATGAATTATCGCTAACACCAACCAGTTCGAGCACAACTTTATCTTTGGATGATATTTCGCAGTGGGAAGTAATAGGCTTTTACAAATACAATGGGACCACTCTGTTATCAAGTGTAGTTGTATTTGGAGTCAACTTCCAACGAAAGCCTGAATTTATCATTGTGAACCTTCTGCCACCAATAATACTATTGTGTTTCCTTAACCTTGCGGTATTCTTTCTTCCCCCACAATCAGGAGAAAGGGTTTCATTCTCTGTGACCATGTTCCTCTCGTTCTCTGTCTACATGACACTTATAACGGAGAAGCTCCCTATCACAAACCCAGTGTCAATCTTCACTAAGTATCGGATGTGTAACGTGGGATACAGTGCCCTTATTCTCTTCACTACTGTGATCGGACTTCGGCTACATATGTCGGAAAGTAATGAACGGATCCCTGTTTGGCTTGAGAAAATAATCTGTTCGCGAAGCAATGCAAAGATGAATGGCTACAATATTGATCCAAAATCTTGTAATGCCCCAAACGTGCCTAATGCTCGATCCAGTTGTGTCGATACTGTAAAGAAATTACAAATCGAAGACGGCGCCGTCTTGGTTACGTTAAAGGACATTGGTATCATGCTTGACAAAGTCTTCTTTGGATTTTTTCTGTCGGTGCTTGTGGCGGCGAATATTGTTTATACTGTCTACATAGCGTCATCATAG
- the LOC138307118 gene encoding acetylcholine receptor subunit alpha-like — MFPILFFLFCCVCVHGWSLPYDVAEEFHNDLLQNYSKRLRPAKDQAEAMEVTVRWQLESINTFHEVSGEFISTSTFTIIWTDEMLKWGISRSKYLYVLLDSTELWNPALMVSNPSGNENIGKRFTTGKVRGTSDGKQFVTVTVMTSTTCQPDMNLYPFDRHDCTIKLASSDYISNEVFITPVDDSEISDLEDISQWNVLEFYTNNGTEVLSSVATFGVIFQRKPEFIIVNLLTPIILLCFLNLSVFLLPPQSGERVSFSVTMFLSFSVYMTLISEKLPITNPVSIFTKYLMCNVGYSALILFTTVIGLRFHMAKIDEQMPVWLSKMFCTCRSTCMKDKQSATTKEYEINITTTNTEYGDLHTDSGAIKDTNIPTMQDDGHSLTKMEFGVMLDKFFFAIFFAMLVIANIVYGVYIISL, encoded by the coding sequence ATGTTTCCAATTCTCTTCTTTCTcttttgttgtgtttgtgtcCATGGCTGGAGCTTGCCTTATGACGTGGCTGAGGAATTCCATAACGACCTTCTTCAGAATTACTCCAAACGATTACGTCCCGCTAAAGATCAGGCTGAAGCAATGGAGGTTACTGTACGTTGGCAGCTAGAATCTATCAATACGTTTCACGAAGTCTCTGGAGAGTTCATCTCGACATCAACATTCACGATAATATGGACGGACGAAATGCTAAAATGGGGTATCAGTAGAAGcaaatatttgtatgtattattaGATTCCACGGAGTTATGGAACCCGGCTCTCATGGTTAGTAATCCATCTGGGAATGAGAACATCGGGAAACGTTTTACGACGGGAAAAGTTCGCGGAACTAGTGATGGCAAACAGTTTGTAACTGTCACGGTAATGACCAGTACAACATGTCAACCAGATATGAATTTGTATCCATTTGATCGTCACGATTGCACAATTAAACTCGCTTCTTCTGATTACATTTCTAATGAAGTTTTTATTACGCCGGTTGATGATAGCGAGATTTCAGATTTGGAAGATATTTCACAGTGGAATGTTTTAGAATTTTACACAAATAATGGCACTGAAGTACTTTCTAGCGTTGCAACGTTTGGGGTTATCTTCCAACGAAAGCCCGAATTTATCATTGTGAACCTTCTGACACCAATAATACTATTGTGTTTTCTTAACCTTTCGGTGTTCCTGCTCCCCCCACAATCCGGAGAAAGGGTTTCATTCTCTGTGACCATGTTCCTCTCGTTTTCTGTCTACATGACACTAATATCGGAGAAGCTCCCTATCACAAACCCAGTGTCAATCTTCACTAAGTATCTGATGTGTAACGTGGGATACAGTGCCCTTATTCTCTTTACTACTGTGATCGGACTTCGGTTCCATATGGCGAAAATTGACGAGCAGATGCCTGTTTGGCTTTCGAAGATGTTCTGCACTTGTAGAAGTACATGTATGAAAGATAAGCAATCGGCTACTACAAAGGAGTACGAAATCAACATCACGACGACTAACACAGAGTACGGCGACTTACATACTGATAGTGGTGCTATAAAGGACACTAACATTCCGACAATGCAAGACGATGGTCATTCGCTCACGAAAATGGAATTCGGCGTTATGCTCGACAAATTCTTTTTCGCAATCTTTTTTGCGATGCTTGTTATTGCAAATATTGTGTATGGTGTTTATATCATTTCTCTTTAG
- the LOC138307119 gene encoding 5-hydroxytryptamine receptor 3A-like has product MTSTTCQPDMNLYPFDRHNYTIKLSSTDFTVDELSLAATSSSTLSSLDDISQWEVLGFYKYNGTTLLSNVVVFGVIFRRKPEFIIVNLLTPIILLCFLNIAVFLLPPQSGERVSFSVTMFLSFSVYMTLISEKLPITNPVSIFTRYRMCNVGYSALILFTSVIGLRLHMSESNERIPVWLEKIICSQRSAKMNGYNIDPKACNAPNVPNAQSSCVDTVKKLEIEDDAVLVTLKDIGIMLDKVFFGFFLSVLVAANIVYTVYIASS; this is encoded by the coding sequence ATGACTAGCACAACATGCCAACCAGACATGAATTTGTATCCCTTTGATCGTCATAACTACACAATTAAGCTGTCCTCGACAGATTTCACTGTCGATGAATTATCTCTCGCAGCAACCAGTTCGAGTACACTTTCTTCTTTGGATGATATTTCCCAATGGGAAGTACTAGGCTTTTACAAATACAATGGGACCACTCTGTTATCCAATGTAGTTGTATTCGGGGTCATCTTCCGACGGAAACCTGAATTTATAATTGTGAACCTTCTGACTCCAATAATCCTATTGTGTTTTCTTAACATTGCGGTGTTCCTGCTCCCTCCACAATCCGGAGAAAGGGTTTCATTCTCTGTGACCATGTTCCTCTCGTTTTCTGTCTACATGACACTAATATCGGAGAAGCTCCCTATCACCAACCCAGTGTCAATCTTCACTAGGTATCGGATGTGTAACGTGGGATACAGTGCCCTTATTCTCTTCACTTCTGTGATCGGACTTCGGCTACATATGTCGGAAAGTAATGAACGGATCCCTGTTTGGCTTGAGAAAATAATCTGTTCGCAAAGAAGTGCAAAGATGAATGGCTACAATATTGATCCAAAAGCTTGTAATGCCCCAAACGTGCCTAATGCTCAATCCAGTTGTGTCGATACTGTAAAGAAATTAGAAATCGAAGACGACGCCGTCTTGGTTACGTTAAAGGACATTGGTATCATGCTTGACAAAGTCTTCTTTGGATTTTTTCTGTCGGTGCTTGTGGCGGCGAATATTGTTTATACTGTCTACATAGCGTCATCATAG
- the LOC138307120 gene encoding neuronal acetylcholine receptor subunit alpha-10-like, with amino-acid sequence MHEMFLAFFFLFCCGSVHGWGLPYDVVEEFHNDLLQNYSKRLRPVKDQTRAVEVTVHWQLESINTFHEVSGEFISTSTFMIIWTDELLQWNVRTDIYLYVLLNSGEIWNPALMVSNPSGNENIGKRLTTGKVRGTSDGKQFVTVTVMTSTTCQPDMDLYPFDRHDCTIKLASSDYIFNEVFITPVDDSDISDLVDISQWDVLETYTNNGTEVLSSVATFGVIFRRKPEFIIVNLLTPIILLCFLNLAVFLLPPQSGERVSFSVTMFLSFSVYMTLITEKLPITNPVSIFTKYLMCNVGYSALILFTTVIGLRFHMAKIDEQMPVWLSKMFCTCRSTCMKDKQSATTKEYEINITTTNTEYGDLHTNRCVIKDTNIPTMQDNGHSLTKMEFGVMLDKFFFAIFFAMLVIANIVYGVYIISV; translated from the coding sequence ATGCATGAGATGTTTCTAGCTTTCTTCTTTCTCTTTTGTTGTGGTTCTGTCCATGGCTGGGGCTTGCCTTATGACGTAGTCGAGGAGTTCCATAACGACCTTCTTCAGAATTACTCCAAACGATTACGTCCCGTAAAAGATCAGACTAGAGCAGTTGAGGTAACTGTTCATTGGCAGCTAGAATCCATCAATACGTTTCACGAAGTCTCTGGAGAGTTCATTTCGACATCAACATTCATGATAATATGGACCGACGAATTGTTGCAATGGAATGTCAGAACAGACATCtatttgtatgtattattaAATTCCGGTGAGATATGGAACCCGGCTCTCATGGTTAGTAATCCATCTGGAAATGAGAACATCGGAAAACGTTTAACGACGGGAAAAGTTCGCGGAACTAGTGATGGAAAACAGTTTGTAACTGTGACGGTAATGACCAGTACAACATGTCAACCAGATATGGATTTGTATCCATTTGATCGTCACGACTGCACTATTAAACTCGCTTCTTCTGATTACATTTTTAATGAAGTTTTTATTACGCCGGTTGATGACAGCGATATTTCTGATTTGGTCGATATTTCACAGTGGGATGTTTTAGAAACTTACACAAATAACGGCACTGAAGTACTTTCCAGCGTTGCAACGTTTGGGGTCATCTTCCGACGAAAGCCCGAATTTATCATTGTGAACCTTCTGACACCAATAATACTATTGTGTTTCCTTAACCTTGCGGTGTTCCTGCTCCCACCACAATCTGGAGAAAGGGTTTCATTCTCTGTGACCATGTTCCTCTCGTTTTCTGTCTACATGACACTTATAACGGAGAAGCTCCCTATCACAAACCCAGTGTCAATCTTCACTAAATATCTGATGTGTAACGTGGGGTACAGTGCCCTTATTCTCTTTACTACTGTGATCGGACTTCGGTTCCATATGGCGAAAATTGACGAGCAGATGCCTGTTTGGCTTTCGAAGATGTTCTGCACTTGTAGAAGTACATGTATGAAAGATAAGCAATCGGCTACTACAAAGGAGTACGAAATCAACATCACGACGACTAACACAGAGTACGGCGACTTACATACTAATAGATGTGTTATAAAGGACACAAACATTCCGACAATGCAAGACAATGGTCATTCGCTCACGAAAATGGAATTCGGCGTTATGCTCGACAAATTCTTTTTCGCAATCTTTTTTGCGATGCTTGTAATTGCAAATATTGTGTATGGTGTTTATATCATTTCTGTTTAG